One segment of Thermococcus sp. AM4 DNA contains the following:
- a CDS encoding glutamate--tRNA ligase, translating to MVEQLIWKYALINAYTHKGKANPKAVIGKVLGENPELRPKAREIIPLVNEIVEKVNNLSLEEQEAKLREIYPEFFEEKKAKKEEKKGLPPLPKAEKGKVVTRFAPNPDGAFHLGNARAAILSHEYARMYDGKFILRFDDTDPKVKRPEPIFYEWIKEDLEWLGFKIDEIHIASDRLEIYYDYAEKLIRMGKAYVCTCPPEKFRELRDKGIACPHRDEPVEVQLERWRKMLDGEYREGEAVVRIKTDLKHPNPAVRDWPALRIIDNPNHPRTGDKYRVWPLYNFASAIDDHELGVTHIFRGQEHAENETRQRYVYEYLGWEYPVTVHHGRLSIEGVILSKSKTRKGIEEGKYLGWDDPRLGTIRALRRRGIRPEAIRELIIEVGLKRSDTTVSWDNLAAINRRIIEPIANRYFFVADPVPMWIEGAEEFVAEIPLHPDHPERGVRRLKFVPGKPVYVSKDDMELFKPGNFVRLKDLFNVEILEVSEEGIKARFHSVDYEVAKKNRWRMVHWVTEGKPCEVWVPEGEELIIREGLLEGDADVKVDDIVQFERFGFVRIDEVKDGKVRAIFAHK from the coding sequence ATGGTGGAGCAGCTGATCTGGAAGTACGCGCTCATCAACGCCTACACCCACAAGGGAAAGGCGAACCCAAAAGCTGTTATCGGAAAGGTTCTCGGCGAGAACCCCGAGCTGAGACCAAAAGCCAGGGAGATAATCCCTCTCGTGAACGAGATAGTCGAGAAGGTGAATAACCTCTCCCTTGAGGAGCAGGAGGCGAAGCTGAGGGAAATTTACCCCGAGTTCTTTGAGGAGAAGAAGGCCAAGAAGGAGGAGAAGAAGGGCCTTCCCCCGCTTCCCAAGGCGGAGAAGGGAAAGGTCGTCACTCGCTTCGCGCCCAACCCCGACGGTGCCTTCCACCTCGGAAACGCCCGCGCCGCTATTCTGAGCCACGAGTACGCGAGGATGTACGACGGCAAGTTCATACTCCGCTTCGACGACACCGACCCAAAGGTCAAGAGGCCGGAGCCGATTTTCTACGAGTGGATTAAAGAAGATTTGGAGTGGCTCGGCTTCAAGATTGACGAGATACACATAGCGAGCGACAGGCTCGAGATATACTACGACTACGCTGAAAAGCTGATAAGGATGGGCAAGGCCTACGTCTGCACCTGCCCGCCGGAGAAGTTCCGCGAACTGAGAGACAAGGGCATCGCCTGCCCCCACCGGGACGAGCCGGTTGAGGTTCAGCTTGAACGCTGGAGGAAGATGCTGGACGGAGAGTACAGGGAGGGCGAAGCGGTCGTCAGAATAAAGACCGACCTCAAGCATCCGAATCCCGCCGTCAGGGACTGGCCCGCTTTGAGAATAATAGACAACCCCAACCACCCGAGGACGGGTGATAAATACCGCGTCTGGCCCCTCTACAACTTCGCATCAGCGATAGACGACCACGAGCTTGGCGTTACGCACATCTTCCGCGGGCAGGAGCACGCCGAGAACGAGACGAGGCAGAGGTACGTTTACGAGTACCTCGGCTGGGAGTATCCAGTTACGGTGCACCACGGCAGGCTGAGCATCGAGGGCGTTATTCTCAGCAAGTCCAAGACGAGGAAGGGCATAGAGGAAGGTAAATACCTCGGCTGGGACGACCCGAGGCTCGGAACGATTAGGGCCCTGAGGAGGCGCGGAATAAGGCCCGAGGCGATAAGGGAGCTAATCATCGAGGTTGGCCTGAAGAGGAGCGACACAACGGTAAGCTGGGACAACCTCGCGGCGATAAACAGGCGCATAATCGAGCCGATAGCTAACCGCTACTTCTTCGTCGCGGACCCGGTTCCGATGTGGATTGAGGGGGCCGAAGAGTTCGTGGCCGAGATTCCGCTCCACCCCGACCACCCCGAGAGGGGCGTTAGGAGACTCAAATTCGTCCCCGGAAAGCCGGTTTACGTCTCCAAGGACGACATGGAGCTCTTCAAGCCCGGCAACTTCGTTCGCCTTAAGGACCTTTTCAACGTCGAAATCCTTGAGGTGAGTGAAGAGGGCATCAAGGCGAGGTTCCACAGCGTTGACTATGAGGTGGCGAAAAAGAACAGGTGGAGGATGGTTCACTGGGTTACAGAGGGCAAGCCCTGCGAGGTCTGGGTTCCCGAGGGAGAGGA